Proteins from a genomic interval of Treponema succinifaciens DSM 2489:
- the rpsJ gene encoding 30S ribosomal protein S10, protein MANGKIRVRLRAFDVALIDQSAKDIVQQVQKAGAKVSGPIPLPTRINKVTVLRSPFVNKKSREQFEMRTHKRLIDIFEPSSEVMDSLMKLELPAGVDVEIKQ, encoded by the coding sequence ATGGCAAATGGCAAGATTCGTGTAAGACTTCGTGCTTTTGACGTAGCTCTTATCGATCAGAGCGCAAAAGACATCGTGCAGCAGGTTCAGAAGGCAGGAGCAAAGGTTTCAGGACCAATCCCGCTTCCAACAAGAATCAATAAAGTTACAGTTCTCCGTTCACCTTTCGTTAACAAGAAGTCACGTGAACAGTTTGAAATGAGAACCCACAAACGCCTTATTGACATTTTTGAACCAAGCTCAGAAGTAATGGATTCTTTAATGAAACTTGAACTTCCGGCAGGTGTTGATGTAGAAATTAAGCAGTAA
- the tuf gene encoding elongation factor Tu, producing the protein MAKEEFNRTKPHMNVGTIGHVDHGKTTLSAAITAYCAKKYGDKLLKYDEIDNAPEEKARGITINSRHLEYQSDKRHYAHIDCPGHADYIKNMITGAAQMDGAILVVSAPDSVMPQTKEHLLLARQVGVPKIIVFLNKVDLVDDPDLLMLVVDEVKETLKGYGFSEDTPIIQGSAFKALNESDNPENTKCIEELLTAMDTWFDDPVRDDQKPFLMPIEDIFTITGRGTVVTGRIERGVIHMGDAVEIVGIRPTQSSTVTGIEMFNKTLNEGMAGDNAGILLRGVEKKDVIRGQVLAAPGSIHPHTKFEAQIYVLSKEEGGRHSPFFTGYRPQFYFRTTDITGTVELEPGTDMVKPGDNVKIIGELIHPIAMDEGLKLAIREGGRTIASGQVTKIIE; encoded by the coding sequence ATGGCAAAGGAAGAGTTCAACAGAACTAAACCTCACATGAACGTTGGTACTATCGGTCACGTTGACCATGGTAAGACTACACTTTCTGCTGCTATCACTGCTTATTGTGCAAAAAAATACGGTGATAAGCTCTTGAAGTACGATGAAATCGACAATGCGCCGGAGGAAAAGGCTCGTGGTATCACTATCAACAGCCGCCACCTTGAGTATCAGTCTGACAAGCGTCACTATGCACATATTGACTGCCCGGGACATGCTGACTACATCAAGAATATGATTACTGGTGCTGCTCAGATGGATGGAGCTATTCTCGTTGTTTCTGCTCCAGATTCAGTTATGCCACAGACAAAAGAGCACCTTCTTCTTGCTCGTCAGGTTGGCGTACCAAAGATTATCGTATTCCTTAACAAGGTCGACCTTGTTGACGATCCAGATCTTCTTATGCTCGTTGTTGACGAAGTAAAAGAAACTCTCAAAGGCTACGGCTTCTCTGAGGATACACCAATTATCCAGGGATCTGCATTCAAGGCTTTGAACGAATCTGACAATCCAGAAAATACAAAATGCATCGAAGAGCTTCTTACAGCTATGGACACATGGTTTGATGATCCAGTTCGTGATGACCAGAAGCCATTCTTGATGCCAATTGAAGACATCTTCACAATCACAGGACGTGGTACTGTTGTTACTGGACGTATCGAGCGCGGTGTTATCCATATGGGTGACGCTGTTGAAATCGTTGGTATCCGCCCAACTCAGTCTTCTACTGTAACTGGAATCGAAATGTTCAACAAGACTCTTAACGAAGGTATGGCTGGTGACAATGCTGGTATTCTTCTTCGTGGTGTTGAAAAGAAAGATGTTATCCGTGGACAGGTTCTTGCTGCTCCAGGAAGCATCCACCCGCACACAAAGTTCGAGGCTCAGATCTACGTTCTTTCAAAGGAAGAAGGTGGACGCCACAGCCCGTTCTTCACAGGTTACCGCCCACAGTTCTACTTCAGAACAACAGACATTACTGGTACTGTTGAGCTCGAACCAGGAACAGATATGGTAAAACCTGGCGACAACGTTAAGATTATCGGTGAACTTATTCACCCAATCGCTATGGATGAAGGTCTTAAGCTTGCTATCCGTGAAGGTGGACGCACAATCGCTTCTGGACAGGTAACAAAGATTATCGAATAG
- the rpsG gene encoding 30S ribosomal protein S7 has protein sequence MGRHKKSVNRPVMPDERYNSVVISKFVTRMMLDGKKQVCQKIVYEALDKLKKKTDKDPLEVFLKALENLKPMVEVKSRRVGGATYQVPIEIRDARREALGMRWMINAARSRNGHGMAETLAAEIFDAFNNTGSAYKKKEDTHKMAEANKAFAHYRW, from the coding sequence ATGGGAAGACATAAGAAATCAGTTAACCGTCCGGTTATGCCAGACGAAAGATACAACAGCGTAGTTATTTCAAAATTTGTAACACGCATGATGCTTGATGGAAAAAAGCAGGTTTGCCAGAAAATCGTTTATGAGGCTTTGGACAAATTGAAGAAAAAAACTGACAAGGATCCTCTTGAAGTGTTCCTTAAGGCTTTGGAAAATTTAAAGCCAATGGTGGAAGTAAAAAGCCGCCGTGTTGGTGGAGCTACATATCAGGTTCCTATTGAGATTCGTGATGCACGCCGCGAAGCTCTTGGAATGAGATGGATGATTAATGCTGCCCGTTCACGTAACGGACACGGAATGGCTGAAACTCTTGCTGCTGAAATCTTTGATGCTTTCAACAACACAGGTTCTGCTTATAAGAAGAAGGAAGATACACACAAGATGGCAGAGGCAAACAAGGCTTTTGCTCATTACCGCTGGTAG
- the rpsL gene encoding 30S ribosomal protein S12, giving the protein MPTINQLIRKGRQSSAKRTKAPALQSCPQKRGVCTRVMTMTPKKPNSALRKIARVRLSNGIEVTAYIPGIGHNLQEHSVVLVRGGRVKDLPGVRYHIIRGTKDTLGVDGRKRARSKYGAKKPKA; this is encoded by the coding sequence ATGCCTACAATAAACCAATTAATTCGTAAAGGACGTCAGTCTTCTGCAAAAAGAACTAAGGCCCCCGCACTTCAGTCTTGCCCGCAGAAACGCGGTGTTTGCACACGTGTTATGACAATGACTCCAAAGAAACCGAACTCGGCTCTTCGTAAGATTGCCCGTGTTCGTTTGAGCAATGGAATCGAAGTTACTGCATATATTCCAGGAATTGGACATAATTTGCAGGAACACTCAGTTGTACTTGTTCGCGGTGGACGTGTAAAGGATCTTCCTGGTGTGCGCTACCACATTATCCGCGGTACAAAAGATACTCTTGGCGTTGATGGACGCAAAAGGGCCCGTTCAAAATACGGCGCTAAAAAACCAAAGGCATAA
- the rpoC gene encoding DNA-directed RNA polymerase subunit beta', protein MRDIQDFTSLKIKLASPENIRSWSYGEVKKPETINYRTLRPERDGLFCERIFGTTKEWECYCGKFKSIRYKGVVCDRCGVEVTHFKVRRERTGHIDLAAPVSHIWYYHSVPSRMGLLLDLQVAALRSILYYEKYIVIEPGDTDLKKNQLLTEDEYLEAQERYGGAFTAGMGAEAIKTLLENLDLDALAAELRAKMIEKGPKSDKRLLKRIEIVENFRTSENKASWMILDVIPVIPPDLRPMVQLDGGRFATSDLNDLYRRVINRNNRLKKLQSLSAPDIIIRNEKRMLQEAVDSLFDNSKRKQRVLKGAANRPLKSISDMLKGKQGRFRQNLLGKRVDYSGRSVIVVGPELKLWQCGLPEKMALELFKPFIMKKLVDKGVVFNIKKARSLVESESTEVFAILDEVVREHPVMLNRAPTLHRLGIQAFEPVLVPGKALKLHPFACKAFNADFDGDQMAIHVPLTQAAQMECWTLMLSARNLLDPANGNTIVAPSQDMVLGIYYMTSIKPNAKGTGKFFSSADEVRLAASSGAIEWQAEIKVHKNILNKCVNNDKEPDSKYILTSAGRMAFNESMPDEVDFYNEQLGDKKLKKMIESVYHNEQTSDKRIKGLIEEKYQFETFDAETLDKVIEDASLRKQIDKIYNRETPLEEYKLRKILPSLYAIDRGWLTIQMLDAIKACGYKNATFYGATLSMDDILVPEEKEAMVAEANKEVEKIVGQWNSGAITADERYNKSVTVWENTNEKLTNLMMDNLAKHKDGFNTIYMMATSGARGSKKQISQLAAMRGLMQKPNGDIIELPIRANFKEGLSVIEFFISTNGARKGLSDTALKTADAGYMTRRLVDVAQDVVVNEEDCGTINGIDYAAIKDGDTVTVPLAKRIAGHYTIERVIDPVSGELLCDVNQYIDETLAEKIDKAGVEKVKLRTVLTCESKHGICVKCYGKDLARNKIVEIGEAVGTIAAQSIGQPGTQLTLRTFHTGGAAEGGQKDNHIAMKYDVYIKSLEGTHVVAKNGNWLFTRRGSMIVTKLFKSYAFDSSDEVLVEDGAYVRKDNPVLKHKGQEVLASDGGRIIIRDNVIYLTSNDQKVEISNGSTVYAKFTEASCIAKAGEPVGEFDPYSEPIIAEVSGYIHYEDIIDGVTLETKTDIQTGAVERRISDLHLDVKQPRIIITDEDGNELGSYHMPVGAILSNDIKDKGKVEAGTTLAKMAKDAAKANDITLGLPRVSELFEARKPKNPAVIAKITGTVKFDKIVKGKRTVIVVDEYGKEHSHLIPMVKRLLVRDGDKVEAGEKLCDGAVDAHDVLSVLGEDRLQNFLMDEIQSVYRAQGVDINDKHIGTIIRQMLKKVEIIKVGDTRFIYGQQVDKYTFREENDRVVAEGGQPAVACPMFQGITKAALAADSFISACSFQETTRVLTNAAIAGSVDNLHGLKENIIIGHRIPAGTGIRQYNNVKLSDNSNADLDAKMKEILEQRMLEMKEAEEAAVVPAMDSASDED, encoded by the coding sequence ATGCGTGACATTCAGGATTTCACAAGCCTTAAAATTAAACTTGCTTCCCCGGAAAATATCCGTTCATGGTCTTACGGTGAAGTAAAAAAGCCGGAAACTATAAATTACCGAACTCTTCGTCCGGAGAGGGACGGACTTTTCTGCGAGCGCATCTTTGGTACAACAAAAGAATGGGAATGCTACTGCGGAAAATTCAAGTCAATCCGCTATAAAGGTGTTGTCTGTGACCGCTGTGGAGTTGAAGTTACACACTTTAAAGTCCGCCGTGAGCGCACTGGACACATTGATTTGGCGGCTCCTGTCAGCCATATTTGGTATTATCATTCGGTTCCTAGCCGCATGGGACTTTTGCTTGATTTGCAGGTGGCTGCTCTCCGCTCAATTCTTTACTATGAAAAATACATTGTAATTGAGCCGGGCGACACAGATTTAAAGAAAAATCAGCTTTTGACAGAAGATGAATATCTTGAAGCGCAGGAACGCTATGGCGGCGCATTTACAGCGGGAATGGGAGCAGAGGCAATTAAGACTTTGCTTGAAAATCTTGACCTTGATGCTCTTGCTGCTGAGCTTCGTGCAAAAATGATTGAAAAAGGTCCAAAGAGCGACAAGCGTCTTTTGAAGAGAATTGAAATTGTGGAAAATTTCCGCACTTCAGAAAACAAGGCTTCTTGGATGATTCTGGATGTTATTCCAGTTATTCCGCCGGATTTGCGCCCTATGGTTCAACTTGACGGAGGACGCTTTGCAACTTCCGACTTGAACGACCTTTACCGCCGCGTAATTAACCGCAACAACCGTTTAAAGAAGCTTCAGTCTTTGTCTGCGCCTGATATTATTATTCGCAACGAAAAACGTATGCTTCAGGAAGCAGTTGACTCATTGTTTGATAACTCTAAGCGCAAACAGCGTGTTTTAAAAGGTGCCGCGAACCGCCCGCTTAAATCAATCAGCGATATGCTTAAAGGAAAGCAGGGACGTTTCCGTCAGAATTTGCTTGGAAAACGCGTTGACTATTCTGGACGTTCTGTAATTGTTGTTGGACCTGAACTTAAGCTTTGGCAGTGCGGTCTTCCTGAAAAAATGGCGTTGGAACTCTTCAAGCCGTTTATAATGAAGAAACTTGTTGACAAGGGTGTTGTCTTCAATATTAAAAAGGCTCGCTCACTTGTAGAAAGCGAATCCACAGAAGTTTTTGCAATCCTTGATGAAGTTGTCCGCGAGCATCCTGTAATGCTTAACCGCGCTCCTACTTTGCACCGCTTGGGAATTCAGGCATTTGAGCCGGTTCTTGTTCCAGGAAAGGCATTGAAGCTTCATCCTTTTGCTTGTAAAGCATTTAACGCCGACTTCGATGGCGACCAGATGGCAATCCACGTGCCTCTTACTCAGGCAGCTCAAATGGAATGCTGGACACTTATGCTTTCTGCACGCAACCTTCTTGACCCGGCAAACGGAAACACAATTGTAGCTCCTTCTCAGGACATGGTTTTGGGAATTTACTACATGACTTCTATAAAGCCGAATGCAAAAGGTACAGGAAAATTCTTCTCTAGTGCGGATGAAGTTCGTCTTGCGGCTTCTAGCGGAGCAATTGAATGGCAGGCAGAAATCAAGGTTCACAAGAATATTCTCAACAAGTGCGTAAACAACGACAAAGAGCCAGACAGCAAGTACATTCTTACATCTGCCGGACGCATGGCTTTCAATGAGTCAATGCCGGACGAAGTTGACTTCTACAACGAGCAGCTTGGTGACAAAAAGCTCAAGAAAATGATTGAAAGTGTTTACCACAATGAGCAGACAAGCGACAAACGCATAAAGGGCCTTATTGAAGAAAAATATCAGTTTGAAACTTTTGATGCGGAAACATTGGACAAAGTTATTGAAGATGCTTCCCTTAGAAAGCAGATTGACAAAATCTACAATAGAGAAACTCCGCTTGAAGAGTACAAACTCAGAAAAATTCTTCCGAGCCTCTATGCAATTGACCGTGGATGGCTTACAATCCAGATGCTTGATGCAATCAAAGCCTGTGGATACAAAAACGCTACATTCTACGGCGCAACTCTTTCAATGGACGATATTCTTGTTCCAGAAGAAAAAGAAGCTATGGTTGCAGAAGCAAACAAGGAAGTTGAAAAAATTGTAGGTCAGTGGAACAGCGGTGCTATTACAGCTGACGAACGCTACAATAAGTCTGTTACAGTTTGGGAAAACACAAACGAAAAGCTTACAAACCTTATGATGGATAACCTTGCAAAGCACAAGGACGGATTTAATACTATCTATATGATGGCTACATCCGGCGCTCGTGGTTCCAAAAAGCAGATTTCCCAGCTGGCGGCAATGCGTGGACTTATGCAGAAGCCTAACGGAGACATCATTGAGCTTCCAATCCGCGCGAACTTTAAGGAAGGACTTTCAGTTATTGAGTTCTTTATTTCAACAAACGGTGCGCGCAAAGGTTTGTCTGATACAGCTTTGAAGACTGCTGATGCTGGTTACATGACACGCCGTCTTGTAGATGTTGCTCAGGATGTTGTTGTAAATGAAGAAGACTGCGGAACAATCAACGGAATTGACTACGCTGCAATCAAGGACGGAGATACTGTTACAGTTCCTTTGGCAAAACGCATTGCGGGACATTATACAATCGAACGGGTAATCGACCCTGTTTCTGGTGAGCTTCTTTGTGATGTAAACCAATATATAGATGAAACCCTTGCTGAAAAAATCGACAAGGCTGGAGTTGAAAAAGTTAAGCTGCGCACAGTTCTTACTTGCGAAAGCAAACACGGAATTTGTGTAAAATGCTACGGAAAAGACCTTGCCCGCAACAAGATTGTTGAAATCGGTGAAGCAGTTGGAACTATTGCGGCCCAGTCAATTGGTCAGCCTGGTACACAGCTTACACTTCGTACATTCCATACTGGTGGTGCTGCGGAAGGTGGACAGAAAGACAACCACATCGCAATGAAATACGATGTTTACATCAAAAGCCTTGAGGGAACCCATGTTGTTGCAAAAAATGGAAACTGGCTCTTTACACGCCGTGGCTCAATGATTGTTACAAAGCTGTTCAAGTCTTATGCTTTTGATTCTTCTGATGAAGTTCTTGTTGAAGACGGCGCTTATGTCCGCAAGGATAATCCGGTTTTGAAGCACAAAGGACAGGAAGTTCTTGCTTCTGACGGCGGCCGCATTATCATAAGAGATAATGTAATTTACCTTACAAGCAATGACCAGAAAGTTGAAATTTCCAACGGTTCGACTGTATATGCAAAATTCACAGAAGCTTCATGCATTGCAAAGGCTGGCGAGCCTGTGGGTGAATTCGATCCTTATAGCGAGCCGATTATTGCGGAAGTTTCCGGCTACATTCATTATGAAGATATTATTGACGGCGTAACTCTTGAAACAAAAACTGATATTCAGACTGGAGCTGTTGAACGCCGCATTTCAGATCTTCACCTTGATGTAAAGCAGCCTCGTATTATTATTACGGATGAAGACGGAAACGAGCTTGGAAGCTACCATATGCCTGTTGGTGCTATTTTGAGCAACGACATCAAGGACAAGGGAAAGGTCGAAGCTGGAACAACTCTTGCAAAAATGGCAAAAGATGCTGCAAAGGCGAACGATATTACTCTTGGTCTTCCGCGTGTTTCCGAGCTTTTTGAAGCGCGCAAGCCAAAGAATCCTGCTGTAATAGCAAAGATTACTGGAACTGTGAAATTCGATAAGATTGTAAAAGGAAAAAGAACTGTTATCGTTGTTGACGAGTACGGAAAAGAGCACAGCCATCTTATTCCTATGGTTAAGCGTCTTCTTGTCCGCGATGGCGATAAAGTTGAAGCCGGAGAAAAGCTTTGCGATGGAGCAGTAGATGCACATGATGTTCTTTCTGTTCTTGGCGAAGACCGTCTTCAGAACTTCCTTATGGATGAAATTCAGTCTGTTTACCGTGCTCAAGGCGTAGATATTAACGACAAGCACATCGGAACTATTATCCGCCAGATGCTCAAGAAAGTTGAAATCATCAAAGTCGGGGACACAAGATTCATCTACGGTCAGCAGGTTGACAAGTACACATTCCGCGAAGAAAACGACAGAGTTGTTGCGGAAGGTGGACAGCCAGCCGTTGCCTGTCCTATGTTCCAGGGAATTACAAAAGCTGCTCTTGCCGCTGATTCGTTTATTTCGGCTTGTTCATTCCAGGAAACGACTCGTGTTCTTACAAATGCCGCGATTGCAGGTTCTGTAGACAATCTTCACGGTCTTAAGGAAAATATTATTATTGGACACAGAATTCCCGCTGGTACAGGAATCCGCCAGTACAATAATGTAAAGCTTTCAGACAATTCAAACGCCGACTTGGATGCCAAGATGAAGGAAATTCTTGAGCAGCGTATGCTTGAAATGAAGGAGGCTGAAGAAGCTGCTGTTGTTCCAGCAATGGATTCTGCTTCGGACGAGGATTAA
- the rpoB gene encoding DNA-directed RNA polymerase subunit beta produces the protein MFAKSKKIVRQYIGKDIQDFMELPNLIDIQLSSYEEFIQKGRIEKGEPLLNQGLQEVFTSTFPIESPAGDMSLEYEFYELDYDGMKFTEQECKKKGVSYAVPLKARINLNFKETGAILQKDIYMGDVPLMTDRGTFVINGAERVVVSQIHRSPGVIFQRDKGVLSSRIIPYRGSWLEFEIDQKKELIYAKIDRKKKILGTIFLRALGYSTREEIINCFYVTEDVKIPSDLEKRDELAGRVLGKPVIIKDEETGEEKKLFRAGDKLHPHDIDDLVANGIKEINVIKFNMKKRPDDKEEKNPSLDSEMIVNCFEREEIVFSKEGSSTADEPTKEECLSKVYAVLMPGEPITVEAAERDLTTMFFSVRRYDLGRVGRYKLNKKFDYKEPVEDVTLTKEDIINTMKHLIEVYIGDEPLDDIDHLGRRRVRSVGELLTNQFKTAFARMERIAKDRMNLKETETLKPGDLISIKPIISSIREFFGSSQLSQFMDQCNPLAELTHKRRLNALGPGGLSRDRAGFEVRDVHYTHYGRMCPIETPEGPNIGLIVSLAIFTRVNEYGFLEEPYRKVVNGKATNEVEYLDPMDEDKYYIGQVTEGMKADGSFPTDLVSCRHRGDYTSRSPKDIQYMDVSPRQVISVSASLVPFLEHDDANRALMGCNMQRQAVPLLFPEPPHVGTGMEQKTAYDSGVLTKARRAGTVKWVESDLIKIKPDGVKGDVFDEYPLLKYQKTNSDTVNHQRPTVQVGEHVEAGGVIADGPATFNGELALGRNILVGFVPWNGYNYEDAVLISQRVVKEDMYTSVHIHEFQTEIRETKLGPERITRDIPNTSEKILDNLDSEGIVRIGAKVRSGDILVGKVTPKSETETTPEFKLLNSIFGEKAKEVRDSSLKLPHGVQGVVIDIQRLKRSEGDELQPGVDEQVKVIIADKRKLVVGDKMAGRHGNKGVVARILPVEDMPYLEDGTPLDVCLNPLGVPSRMNIGQIMESELGRAGLVLNEWYNSPAFQTPSQEQIAEKLVQAGLSPDCKQIVHDGFTGEPFLNPIFVGVIYFMKLHHLVDDKMHARSTGPYSLVTQQPLGGKAQFGGQRLGEMEVWALEAYGAANTLQEMMTIKSDDMNGRSKVYESIVKGEPTAPIGVPESFNVLVQELRGLALDFTIYDDKGKQIALTERDQELIDKVGAGFDKENENA, from the coding sequence ATGTTTGCAAAGAGCAAGAAAATTGTTCGCCAGTACATAGGAAAAGACATCCAGGATTTCATGGAACTTCCTAATCTTATCGACATTCAGCTTTCTTCCTACGAAGAATTCATCCAAAAAGGCAGAATTGAAAAAGGCGAGCCGCTTTTAAACCAAGGGCTTCAGGAAGTTTTTACTTCAACTTTCCCTATTGAAAGCCCGGCCGGTGATATGTCGCTTGAGTATGAATTTTATGAGCTTGACTATGACGGAATGAAATTCACCGAGCAGGAATGCAAGAAAAAGGGTGTTTCTTACGCAGTACCTTTAAAGGCTCGCATCAATCTTAATTTTAAAGAAACTGGAGCTATTCTCCAAAAAGATATTTACATGGGCGATGTTCCTCTTATGACAGACAGGGGAACTTTTGTTATCAATGGCGCAGAACGCGTTGTTGTAAGCCAGATTCACCGTTCGCCTGGAGTTATTTTTCAGCGCGATAAGGGCGTTTTGTCTAGCCGCATAATTCCTTACCGCGGTTCTTGGCTAGAATTTGAAATTGACCAAAAAAAAGAGCTTATTTACGCAAAAATCGACCGCAAGAAAAAAATCTTGGGAACAATTTTCCTCCGTGCGCTTGGATATTCAACACGTGAAGAAATTATAAACTGCTTCTATGTTACAGAAGATGTAAAAATTCCTTCAGATTTAGAAAAACGCGATGAGCTTGCAGGAAGAGTTCTTGGAAAACCTGTAATCATAAAAGATGAAGAAACCGGTGAAGAAAAAAAGTTGTTCCGCGCAGGAGACAAGCTCCATCCGCATGATATTGACGATCTTGTTGCAAATGGAATCAAGGAAATCAATGTAATAAAGTTCAACATGAAAAAACGCCCTGACGACAAAGAGGAAAAAAATCCTTCTTTGGACAGCGAAATGATTGTGAACTGCTTTGAGCGTGAAGAAATTGTGTTCTCTAAGGAAGGTTCTTCTACAGCGGATGAGCCTACAAAGGAAGAGTGTCTTTCGAAGGTTTACGCTGTCTTGATGCCGGGCGAGCCGATTACTGTTGAGGCTGCAGAACGTGACCTTACAACTATGTTCTTTAGTGTCCGCCGCTACGACTTGGGACGTGTTGGACGCTACAAGCTTAATAAAAAATTTGACTATAAAGAGCCGGTTGAAGATGTAACTCTTACAAAAGAAGACATCATCAACACAATGAAGCATCTTATAGAAGTTTACATTGGAGACGAGCCTCTCGATGATATTGACCACTTGGGCCGCCGCCGTGTTCGTTCTGTTGGCGAACTTCTTACAAATCAGTTCAAGACAGCTTTTGCACGCATGGAGCGCATTGCAAAGGACCGCATGAACTTAAAGGAAACAGAAACTCTTAAGCCGGGCGACTTGATTTCTATAAAGCCGATTATTTCTTCTATCCGTGAATTCTTTGGTTCAAGCCAGCTTTCGCAGTTCATGGATCAGTGTAATCCGCTTGCAGAACTTACTCACAAACGCCGTCTTAACGCATTAGGACCGGGAGGTCTTTCACGTGACAGGGCAGGTTTTGAAGTCCGCGATGTTCACTATACCCACTATGGACGAATGTGTCCTATTGAAACTCCTGAAGGTCCGAACATCGGTCTTATTGTTTCCCTTGCGATTTTTACCCGCGTAAATGAATACGGCTTCCTTGAAGAGCCTTACCGCAAAGTTGTAAACGGAAAAGCGACAAATGAAGTTGAATATCTTGATCCAATGGATGAAGATAAATATTACATTGGACAGGTTACAGAAGGGATGAAGGCTGACGGCTCGTTCCCTACGGACTTGGTTTCTTGCCGCCACCGTGGAGACTACACAAGCCGTTCTCCAAAAGATATTCAGTATATGGATGTTTCACCGCGTCAGGTAATTTCTGTTTCTGCTTCACTTGTTCCGTTCCTTGAGCATGACGATGCTAACCGCGCGTTGATGGGTTGTAACATGCAGCGTCAGGCTGTTCCGCTTTTATTCCCGGAGCCTCCTCATGTTGGTACTGGCATGGAGCAGAAAACTGCTTACGATTCTGGAGTTCTTACAAAAGCCCGCCGTGCAGGAACTGTAAAATGGGTTGAAAGCGATCTTATTAAAATCAAGCCGGATGGAGTCAAAGGCGATGTATTTGATGAATATCCGTTGCTTAAATATCAGAAAACAAACAGCGACACTGTAAACCATCAGCGTCCTACAGTTCAAGTTGGCGAGCACGTTGAAGCCGGCGGAGTCATTGCAGATGGTCCTGCTACATTCAATGGCGAGCTTGCATTGGGACGCAATATTCTTGTTGGATTTGTTCCGTGGAATGGATACAACTACGAGGATGCTGTTCTTATCAGCCAGCGTGTTGTAAAAGAGGATATGTATACTTCTGTTCATATTCACGAGTTTCAGACTGAAATCCGCGAGACAAAGCTTGGACCAGAGCGCATTACACGTGATATTCCAAACACTTCAGAAAAAATTCTTGATAATCTTGATTCTGAAGGAATTGTACGCATCGGCGCAAAAGTCCGCTCCGGAGACATTCTTGTTGGAAAAGTTACTCCAAAGAGCGAAACCGAAACTACACCGGAATTCAAGCTTTTGAATTCTATTTTCGGTGAAAAGGCAAAAGAAGTACGTGATTCTTCACTTAAGCTTCCTCATGGAGTTCAGGGCGTTGTAATTGACATTCAGCGTCTTAAGAGAAGCGAGGGCGATGAGCTTCAGCCTGGCGTAGATGAGCAGGTAAAAGTTATTATCGCAGACAAACGTAAGCTTGTTGTTGGTGATAAGATGGCTGGACGCCACGGAAACAAAGGTGTTGTTGCCCGCATTCTTCCTGTTGAAGATATGCCATATCTTGAGGATGGAACTCCACTCGATGTTTGCTTGAATCCTCTTGGTGTTCCTTCGCGCATGAATATTGGACAGATTATGGAATCTGAGCTTGGAAGAGCCGGTCTTGTTTTGAATGAATGGTACAATTCGCCTGCATTCCAGACACCTAGCCAGGAACAGATTGCGGAAAAACTTGTTCAGGCTGGACTTTCACCGGACTGCAAGCAGATTGTGCACGACGGATTTACAGGCGAGCCTTTCCTAAACCCAATTTTCGTTGGTGTTATATACTTTATGAAGCTTCACCATTTGGTTGACGACAAGATGCATGCTCGTTCAACAGGTCCATATTCTCTTGTTACTCAGCAGCCGTTGGGAGGAAAAGCCCAGTTCGGTGGTCAGCGTCTTGGAGAAATGGAAGTTTGGGCGCTTGAGGCTTATGGCGCTGCAAATACATTGCAGGAAATGATGACAATCAAATCTGATGACATGAACGGACGTTCTAAAGTTTACGAGTCGATTGTCAAGGGTGAGCCAACAGCTCCAATCGGAGTACCGGAATCATTCAATGTTTTGGTTCAGGAGCTTCGCGGTCTTGCGTTGGACTTTACTATTTATGATGACAAAGGCAAGCAGATTGCCCTTACTGAACGTGATCAGGAGCTTATTGATAAAGTAGGCGCTGGTTTTGACAAGGAGAACGAAAATGCGTGA